In the Populus nigra chromosome 2, ddPopNigr1.1, whole genome shotgun sequence genome, ttttatttagaataatttattatttgctGCCGTTATTTTAGTCTAACTAATAGAGATATGGACGTAGGATTTAGCTTAGCATGAATTTTGCCATTTATCAAAGATTAATGCACATATTGGATGTATTAGATAATGGTTTTTGTACGATTAATCAGTCTTTGGAACTTAGTTGTTATAAATTTGTGTACCCTTTTATGATTTAGATATTTAAACTCGGTCGtgtttaaattgaagaaaatatggaGGATGTCTGCAAAAGTTTTGCAATatccttaattttgtttttctaattttattatctttatttcttGAATCAACCATGCAGTCCAAGCAATGATCCACCACCGACTCAACAATGTAATTGCTTGGCTTAATTGATAATTGGATCAAGTTCAAAATTTTTACAGCCTGGACAACTGGTCTCTCTTTTTGCTATTAAAACCTTAAAACAcgtaaattgaaaattaaaaataaacattaaatttaaagaaaaccaGAATTCTAAGTTCAAGTACTAATTGTACTTTGACTTAAAGTTCAAGGGAGGGTCAACTTTTTTGtgttaaagtaattaaaatactaaacattataattataattataattataaaaaataaaactaaaagtgCTTAGACAACTTTTTTGTCTTGAAGAATAGAAGTCTATGTAGATGATTTGAGTCTTGAATCATGTCAGAAAAAGTATATCGAAATCCAGgaagtttgttttgatttggtttaattttgagtttttagattaatttgagCATATTATGGAATTGAAATTGGGGTTATTGaggtttttaaaatgttttgtatttttttttactattaagtgaaaacattttgaaatttaGGTTTTAAGGTTCAAATAAccctgattttgattttgtgacCGGAATTATTTTTAGTGAAGGAGAAGCTGTCTGTCTAGGTAAAAGATGTgtcatcttttttgtttttatttttatttaaaaaaaaataaaaacttaggtGAACTAACATGTTgactttttaaaatagaaataaggTGTGCGAGCCTAATCTTTTGTTTTAGAGCTAAGTGCTTGAGCCTGGGTTGATTCTTTTGGCtattcaccttttttttaattgttatatatatatataaaataaatatctccttaaataaaattattaatatagtatttaaaaatcaatcatattatatcataatttttagaCAAGATTAGagctttttatgataatattaataattactttatgaataattatatatgaacctAATAACATGTAGATTGTTAAGGATCTCTTCTTAACAAACAATTGACAATTGTTTAGAATAAAGTTGAGGAAGAATTAGAAGAAAATCGAGAGAGATAGAGAATTAACAGTAATACAATCATTCAATGTTATTCATTGCCTTACAAGTTCTTTATTTCGAACTTATATATACAATGATATGCAGGCTTGTAACTAACTTCATTAACTAACAATTTACTGCTTTAACTAACCATTAACAGTTTTAACCAACAACAACTAGCTCTAACTATCTTTACGTGCTCAAATCTCATGCTGTTGCACAATAACTGTTGCTGCTTCTTACTGCCTCAGCATTTCTTGCATTATCACATgtcaatttcttctttcttggCTGCTAAGCAACATTGATCTTTTAAGCTCATAAAAtagactcttttttttaagaaattgctcaaaaatattcaataaaaataaaatatttattttgttattttttgttgtaatttttttatttaatttttaaaaagtatttattcttttctttatcatatagctgcttaaaattataaaagcatattttttatatcagaacttgcttttcaaatatttatgatgttgataaaaaaagatatattttggtcaataaaaaagaaatacatgaataagaaaTGAGAATTTTaactaaagaattttttttttcagaatcaAAGTTGTTGGATATCTTATGAATATTTACTTTGATCGttgtcaataaaaaagaaatacatgaataagaaaTGAGAATTTTaactaaagaattttttttttcagaatcaAAGTTGTTGGATATCTTATGAATATTTACTTTGATCGttgcataattaaataaaaagatttgtgAAAAAGGCATCGTGGCATATTGCAGGTGTACTGGCTAATATAAACCAGAAAACTATAAAAGTGCATTCTTCCAAGATTTGGCAATTCTTTGTTGCTGTCCACCATGATCATTAGAAGTTTGAGAACATGCTTGTTTGTGGTTCCATCTTTCATTGGCAGTTCtgttttaaaaggtttttttcccCTCTGCTGTCTAAAAATTTGTTGTGTTCTTTTACAGAACAAAACAGTTTTAAGGTCCTATTAAAGGTCGGTCATTGTTtagttttcttatcattttgaCTGATTATTGATCGTATATTTTTGCTTCTTGTTGGATAGGGAGTATCTTCCAATGGGAGGTAGTGTGAACATGGTGGAAGAAACACTGAAGTTGGCATATGGAGAGAATTCTGAGTTCATTAAAGACAAAAGGATAGCAGCAGTGCAATCTCTATCTGGTACCGGTGCATGTAGACTTTTCGCAGACTTTCAGAAGCGCTTTCATCCTGATTCCCAGATCTACATACCGGTCCCGACATGGGCCAAGTTAGTGTTCTTTACGTTATTATTATGGTGATGGACTAGAATGAGccataaagttaaaaaattgttttccagctcttttttttcctttttatttgtttagttaTGGGCTTCTAACATGAGACTTAAACAGCCATCATAACATTTGGAGAGATGCTCAGGTCCCTCAAAGGACCTATCATTACTATCATCCAGAATCTAAGGGTTTAGATTTTTCTGCCCTGATGGATGACATTAAGGTGGGTGAGGCAGATTTTGATCTTTTGACTAAgttaaacatgttatttttccTTCCCCGTTGTTAGCATGTTCTGTTTCAGTCCCCTGCTTATTACATAGGTGAATAGTAATgagggtatatatatatatatatatatatatatatatatatatcctcgtTACTATTCAcctctttttttgttatgtgaAATGAATATTCACACATATCTTCTTCGCAGAATGCTCCCAATGGCTCATTCTTTCTACTTCATGCCTGTGCTCATAATCCTACAGGAGTTGATCCATCAGAAGAACAATGGAGAGAGATCTCACACCAATTCAAGGTAAATACTTTCTTGCCTTTTTACTCATTGATTTTCCTCTCCTGTCCCCCctccccccctctttttttgaCATCAAGCATCATGTAATTTTCAGGTTAAAGGTCATTTTGCCTTCTTTGATATGGCTTATCAAGGTTTTGCTAGTGGTGATCCAGACAGAGATGCAAAGTCCATCAGGATTTTTCTCCAGGACGGTCATCATATTGGTATTTCCCAATCATATGCAAAAAATATGGGACTCTATGGCCAGAGAGTAGGATGCCTCAGGTATTGTGTTCCTACCATCGGAATACATGCATTAGGTGCTGCTGCAGCAACTGTGTTTCCTCTTCTATTCTTTTATTTGgacaaaaaattttaatgttttgatgggGCTATTAACTGGTTCTTTTTCAAGATGCCTTTAGGTAGATGTTTGAAAGCCAATGAGCTTGCAGCTCAACTGACACTCATGCCCCCACTCCTTCCAAGAGGTCTCAAGTTTGATTTctttgtaatgaaaaaaaacaagaaaggctTGAAGGGAGGCGCCTTTTACCTATGTAAACAAGAGCTCATGGCTAATTTATCAAAAGATAATGGAACATTacaaattataacataaaaacaGAGGGTGTTTGCACAAAAGCAGAGGAATTTATAACATTAAGTGCATATTTGTCCGACTTTTGCATGTTTCCAGGAGTTAGCAGGATTTTGGACATGATCTTTTAGTATGAAGTGTTTGAAAACTACTTATGTTTCTTATGAAATCAATTGTAGCATCCTGcctaaaagataatttattggTTGCCTATATCTGATGAATGTCATGATCCCAGATTTGTGGGATTATCTATCAAAAGCCatgtttaataacaaaaaatggtTTTCCTAAATCCCATGACCTCAGCTCCCTGTCATGTGTATATCTGGTTGAGGGACACCTGACCTGTTGTTACTATCGTTAAGCCTTTTTTTCTGGAAAAGCTTTAGCATCTGGCGCTAACAATCATATATTCAAATTTAGGTACTCTGATCCACAATTGTTAATTTCTATTGagataaatttatcttttttgaaGATGGTTTCTTCCTATTTCTCGCGTAGTTTATGGCTATAAAAGTGGGATTAATATACAACATTCACAATCGAAGGTCTCTGCTGTTGTGTCTCTACTACAGATAATGAATTGTACAAATTCTAAGTTATCTGTCCTTTCCTTGAGTATGTAGGACTTCATGCATGAAACAAACCAAAGTGCAAGTCCAACCACTAGATTTGCGACAAGCAAAAAACAACTGTGCCATTATAACATGAGAGATGTTTATGTTGATATTCagataaattttagatttacttGTTCTCTAAGTGAACAGCTGAAGCTTTTTTGAAAGTGGTTCAGAGGCAAGGGTTCTCTCGTACATCTTAAGGTTAATCCTGTTAAATGTTGCCTGCAGTGTGCTTTGTGAAGATGAGAAACAAGCGGTGGCTGTAAAGAGTCAATTGCAGCAGCTTGCTAGACCCATGTACAGCAATCCTCCTGTTCATGGTGCACTTGTTGTGTCAACTATCCTTGGGGATCCTGAGTTGAAGAAGTTGTGGCTCAAGGAAGTGAAGGTAATTTTATTTCACTggatcccccccccccctccttccccaccattttgtttcatttcattatagcatggttatttttaaactttgtaTGCACATGAGGAAATGTCTGCATCTGAGATCTACTTGTGCATTAAAGATAACGATCCAGCCATGGAGTAAAATATTTAGAATGCACCAATTTTTTCATCGATTTAATGCTGAATGATAATTTGTTCACACTTCACCTGCAACTTGATGCTAAGATTCTTCATGACTGCCAAAGAGATGACTTTTGGCAGTGCAGCATCCATCTGTActaatttgtttatataaagGATTAAAAACCTAAACACACTTGGAAGAGAATTATCAGCCCCGCACTTTCATTTTAAAGATCACCTAAATTTTGTCATTACTTCTTTCTTATATTATTGATAAGAATGGAACCTGACTGTTACCAACAATATTCTGATCAGGTAATGGCTGATCGCATCATTGGAATGCGATCTGCGCTAAGAGAAAACCTTGAGAAATTGGGTTCACCTTTGTCATGGAAGCACATCACTGATCAGGTGTGCCAGAATTTCtaacttaattattaatttctccGTTACTTTATATTGGTAGTTCATTTTGATATCCAGCTTGTTCTATTTGTTACCGGTATATACCAAGCATTCTGCTTCTTGCAAACAGATTGGCATGTTTTGCTATAGTGGGATGACACCTGAACAAGTTGACCGATTGACAAAAGAATTTCATATCTATATGACCCGCAATGGTCGGATAAGGTTTGCTCCCATTCATGAATATCTTACACTAACATCTACTCCTGGTTATGCCCGGTCTTGATGTGTGTTGTGCATGCATGCGCATCTTTAAGTTTGCTAATTTTCGGATGCATATGCAGCATGGCGGGCATTACTACTGGCAATGTTGGATATCTGGCAAATGCTATCAACGAGGTCACGAGCTCTGCCTAGGCTCATCGCTGAAGCAAAACCTCAAATCATCATTGAAGAGGTCATACTTACATAGTCAGAAGAGCAAATAAATTCCTAGTTTTTCTCCCCCGTGCTATTTTGTGACCAGGGAGAGGACAATAAAACGGTCACTCCAAGGGTGGCTTAAGATTTTTACTGCGATGAGGTTCTCACAACAACTGTTGAGGAGACCAATGGTGGACAACATCAGGTCTGTAACGAAGCAACATTGAATTGCATATGATCTGTCTGTTAcattgatttatgaaaatttacaTATTTACAAGTTTAGTTTTACCAAACCGAATACCTTGGTGGTGATTAAACTTTAGAAACCGATAGTACAGGTTTGAGAtgaaaatggttttaataataacaatcttAAAGATTAGGACATCTTAAATTCATCTGAGATAGCTGCGTAGTTTCTTTTTAGGGgaaaccttgatttttttcccaaatTTGTATGCCTATTCTCAATAGCATCCCAAACCTATATATTTTAGTCTAGTGTGcatattttatgaattaaaatggCATCACCTTGaagaaaaattgacaaaaatattgATGTGCATCAACAGAGAGATTTGATTTGAGAATATTTTGAAACATTTGGGGTCAAATTGATAACCTCTGTAGGTGTAGGACTCAATTGAGAATAAGAATACAAGTTTAGGACTAAATCGAggttttccctttcttttttgcaACTATATACAGAAAACCTTTCTTTTTTGCAACTATATACATCATGTGGATTGAGCTCCTGAAGTTAGGGATAACATGATCTACTAACCATAGGTAAAAACGCTTCTCCATTTTTCTGGGCCATGCATGGCATTGACTGTTTCAGTGGGAGGAAATTGAGCTGGAAACTGTTGTTTGTGCATCCTCTATATTAACGAGCTGGTAATTGTCATCCTGTTCGCAAAATAACTCCATGGTCGTATAAACAACTACTCCCTCACTCCTACAAGTGTCGAATACAAATAAAAAGGTATTGTTAATAGGTCCATGGAGACCATTCTTCAGGGGTGATCTTATGGTACGTATGGGAGTTTTGAAAGCATGAATCCCCACCTTATTtttgtaggaaaaaaaatccatttccttaagaaaattatatggaaaaaacAATTGATCCAAGATaagatgcaaataaaaaacaaaaaatcaattaaatcgagaaaactagaaaaaaataattgaaaaaactgaaccataaaaaaaacctattaaactgattaaaattttaaaaaaaccgaccggtccagttcggtttcagttttataagcatgaaatcgaaaaaatcaaactgaaccGAAAGCTAaatcaaaccggtttgaaccggtttttgttctaaaaaaccgaatcgaaaccggtcggtttgaactggttttggtttttttaaaaaaaattggtttgattactttttttatataaaaaccgaactgaaaatgatcacTTCTAATCCAAGACACCGAAGATTTAAATTATAGGAATTGATTACAGGGATTATTGAGAGTATAGtagtagttatttttcaaagtgttttttacttggaaatatattaaaatattttttattttaaaaaaattatttttaatatcagtttatcaaaacaatttgaaaatataaataaaaaatattttatttaaaaaaaaaaaatttataaaatattatttgaaatacaATTTCAGAAAGCAAGCGAAAAAGATAAAAGACACATTTTAATATAGAAGCAagacttttgtttttaaacGGTTATTTGAACTCCATTAGTGAGTATCTTTTAATTTGCATTTGAttagaattttataataaaaaaaaattaaaagtatttttaaatagaaaattagaaacataaaaaaagagatatgTCTAGATATCTTATCAATCTCTATTATCTCTTTTGTAATTAAACCTCTTTAAATATAtacatactaaaaaaaaaaaattcaaggagtGGTTAGACCCATCAAACATGTAGTAGCgtgattttcaaaatttgaaggCAAGATTTCAAAGACATCATTTATTACGACAAGAAGCTATTAGCCTAGGGAGGTTCCCTAGCCTAGACCTAATATCTAGAAGGAGAAAGAAATGATAATATCAAAcagtaatattaaattaaagtgTCACGTGATTGCATATAATAAACAGTTTGAGTTTAAGTGATCGTATCTTGGAAGGTCATAACTATAGAAATTTTACGGtgtattatatttttgtgttttaaaaaaaaattatttattttattttaaattaatatttttttagtgtttttatattattttaatgtattaatatcaaaattattttttaaaaaataaaaaattattattttaatatacgtttttaaaacacttaatagCTTTCCTATCTTGCAGTGTTGGGAGCCTTTAGCTTTTATGCTTGTATTTACTGTGATTGTAATTatggtttaaagtattttttatttagaaatatattaaaataatatttttttattttttaaaaattatttttaaaattagtaaattaatcaaaatgattttaaaatataaaaaaattaataaaaaaaatttaaatttgtttttaaaaaaaaacacggttTAAATCTCCTCTCCAAGTGGTATATTCCTTCAATAGTTACAGGACCCTTACCTAACGTACGAATAGGATATGAATTTATTGTATCaatctagaaaaacaaaataaaaagactcacttttttttattaaaaaaaactaaaatgatgttttaaaaaaaatttgaaaaatctctTACGTTGAACTGTTCAAGTTTCTCACGGATTTTGACTAGGTCTCATTTACTAAAGTACAATATAGTACTTGATTTTCATTGATGGATTGAGTACAAAAGCTTTTAAGGTTTACGATCATCAGAAACATGCCCGGGAGAGGATTTCAAGATCATGGACTTGGCTAGAGATCTTCACTTCAATAATGCGAACAAATTATTCAAACTCACAACATAATTATctcaacaaaattaaacaacGTAGATAGAATCAATTCACCACCCTGCAATTCCTTCTTATCTCTCCATTCCTCCCTGTAAGGGGGCTGATATTTCCCATCTTCACCATGGCAGCAGCAAAATCTCTAGCAAAGGTAGCGCCGTTTGTGCTGTAAGTCCTGACAAGTGCATCTTGAGAACCTCCGTTGAAGAGCTCCTGGTCTGAATGAAGCAAGCCACGGCGGGCCACAAGATTGGTGTAATAATTGTTATCAAATCTGGTTTGAGTGCCATCGAGTGGAGCTAAAGTGGCGTCACCACCGGAAGCAGGGCAACTAGCCCTTCTAGTAGTGGCAAAGCTGGCATCAATGTTGGTGTCATTGTATATGCGGTTACGAAATGTGGTGCATCTGGCAAAGCCAATTGTGTGACCCCCAGAGAGCGCAGTCATGTCACCGGCACTCAAGCCTTTGGCAGAAAACATGGAGATTAGGGTCGCAAGGCTAGACGCGGGTGATGGGATTTGGCTGTTGGCTGCACTCTGGCTAGCTGTTCTTGCATCTCTCCGGCCAAGTGGTACTGTCCATGATGGTCCTCCTAGCTGCGTGCATGCATTTGTGTATATAGTCAGCCGAGAGAGAACGAATTTGTGTATACAGTTCACTTTCTTTAAGTAATCGgtgttgagaattgaactttgaTCGCTCAAAAcccccaaaaaagaaaagaaaaaagaaaaagtagtaTTGCTAGATAGAAAAGagaaaacttgataaaaaaactaaccagtACAACTCCATCTCGGGCTGCAAGTGCAAGGATATCTGCACAGGAAACTGTGGCATTGCAGGCCGCTTCTACCCGAGTTTTAATGGTGTCAATCACTTCAAAACCTCTAGCTGAATTCCTGTTGGGATTCGCATTCTTTTCACCCGTGAAAGTGGCAGTGTCATCCAGTAGTATAGATCCGTCGCATCCCTACAATAACAACacgaaataattaaagaaaactatttatttcttaatatgatttaatttaaagataaaaaagttcgtgtgtgtgtatatatatatatatataagcaagcTCGAAGACTAGCTAGAGAGCAGCTCATTGAACATTTAATCCCATTTTTACTCTTGGtgggaattaattaattaatctcaaaCCAAGAAATTAAGCTAAACAATTAAGGTGGGGAAGAAAGATATTAAAAAGAGAGATGTCACACATTCACAAAGCAGTCATGGAAGAACAAGCGGAGGATAGAGGCGGCAAGCCGAGGCTGGCCATTGACAGCCCCCGTCATTGCATTACGCACTATGGTTTGAAGATTAGGGCATGTCGAAGCATAAAAGGTGGCAGAAAGCTGTGCGCTGCAAAGGGAGGATGCTAGGAGCGGTACAACACAGAGTGCAACAAAGAATTTAGTAGAGCCCATGACGAGCGAATAGAGCTTAATTACTTGTAACTGAGATTAGTTaacaagctagctagctaggcttATGTTACTAATATGGGGTGTGAGCATATGATGACTGGAGAGTTCCTTATATAGACAGCAGTAAAGTGCGTGAACAGGTAGAAAAATATACACACAGACACAGtcataaggaaaaagaaatacaattttctataatttaggACATTAATTCCTAATTAACCCATATACGTAACCATCATACACACCGACTAGTAGAAAATGTGAGTTTTTTGCTTGGACCCATGAGATGCAATCGTTGACCTTCTCTCATAAACACCATTATATGAGTGATATTGATGATATATAATAACTCTTTAAGCACTTGTTCCTCATAGCACAAATTATACACATCCATGCAGAAATACATCCACACGTCCTGGGAAAATTATAGCCTGGTGTGAAAATGTTATCCAGATTTCCAACTTTGCTGCCCGAACGCGTGCTTTAGCACTTTTTGCATGGAGAAATATGCTGAAAATCAATCCGTATGTCAACCATCGAAAGATCCCTGCATGTGCTCATGATAAGGTCGTTGATCACTACTTGATGTAAAGAGCAATTAACGAGTGGTTGACTTCTTCCTTCACGACGCCTCGAAGAAAAGCTTTAGGTTAAGATATCaccaagaaaaacaaaggaCAATGAGAGTTTCCTCCTTTTCTGCCTAACCGCGTTTTGTTGTTATGCAGTCAACAAAAACTCTAGATAGCAAAAGGAGAAAAGCAAAGAGAtccttacaaaaaaaacaaaaaaacaaaaaaaatccaaaggattTCTTCTCATTTCTTCTCAAACAAccatttcaacataaaaatttaaaataattaatattttaaaatataatttatattattttttaacactctCTTAAATAAGAGCTCTTtcaactttaaatttatataaattcacattaccttgattttaatttttatcgaataaataaaaataataaattcaaattcataattaCTTGATTAACAAAACTTtaataccatataaaaaaaaatcatctcaacttataaatttaaattattaaataaaataccctTAGGACCCATATTAATTTTTCTCgcaaaataacattaataaatacACATCCGTCTATTCATCAATTACTAAACAAGATACGAGAAGTCAGAACATAGCGGCTTTGAAAATGAAACGCCATCACCGCTTTTATTCATGTAGACTTTTCAGAATACagaaatatgtatatatttataagaGATGGAAATCTTGttagaggggggg is a window encoding:
- the LOC133681433 gene encoding aspartate aminotransferase, mitochondrial; protein product: MAGFGKAMACRQHVRIRLGTRFMSSSSSSWWQSVEPAPKDPILGVTEAFLADPSPDKVNVGVGAYRDDNGKPVVLQCVREAERRIAGNLNMEYLPMGGSVNMVEETLKLAYGENSEFIKDKRIAAVQSLSGTGACRLFADFQKRFHPDSQIYIPVPTWANHHNIWRDAQVPQRTYHYYHPESKGLDFSALMDDIKNAPNGSFFLLHACAHNPTGVDPSEEQWREISHQFKVKGHFAFFDMAYQGFASGDPDRDAKSIRIFLQDGHHIGISQSYAKNMGLYGQRVGCLSVLCEDEKQAVAVKSQLQQLARPMYSNPPVHGALVVSTILGDPELKKLWLKEVKVMADRIIGMRSALRENLEKLGSPLSWKHITDQIGMFCYSGMTPEQVDRLTKEFHIYMTRNGRISMAGITTGNVGYLANAINEVTSSA
- the LOC133682103 gene encoding peroxidase P7-like, which encodes MGSTKFFVALCVVPLLASSLCSAQLSATFYASTCPNLQTIVRNAMTGAVNGQPRLAASILRLFFHDCFVNGCDGSILLDDTATFTGEKNANPNRNSARGFEVIDTIKTRVEAACNATVSCADILALAARDGVVLLGGPSWTVPLGRRDARTASQSAANSQIPSPASSLATLISMFSAKGLSAGDMTALSGGHTIGFARCTTFRNRIYNDTNIDASFATTRRASCPASGGDATLAPLDGTQTRFDNNYYTNLVARRGLLHSDQELFNGGSQDALVRTYSTNGATFARDFAAAMVKMGNISPLTGRNGEIRRNCRVVN